From Pigmentibacter ruber, a single genomic window includes:
- a CDS encoding Glu/Leu/Phe/Val dehydrogenase dimerization domain-containing protein has product MKLFSQVESMGHEQVVFCHDPSSNLKAIIAIHDTTLGPALGGTRLLPYDNEEDALIDVLRLSRGMTYKAACAGLSLGGGKAVIIADPKQKTEQMFRSFGRYVQSLGGRYITAEDMNTNVTNMDHIRLETKYVTGVSAGLGGSGDPSFMTAKGTFFGIQAAMKHRFGKVDFNGIKICIQGVGAVGKHLCKFLHEKGAKLFVSDIDDKKLVEMHNLYNATIISERELFNLEADIYAPCARGATLNSNTIPSLKVKIIAGCANNQLEDEDKHSKMLKDLKILYTPDYVINAGGLINVANEITGYNLEKVESEVARIALTLESIFTDADKHGISTHEAAKRFAEKRIKSVSNLKVMSQFDNSAIGNLKK; this is encoded by the coding sequence ATGAAGCTATTTTCACAAGTTGAATCCATGGGACATGAACAGGTTGTTTTTTGTCATGATCCTTCCTCAAACTTAAAAGCAATTATAGCAATTCACGACACAACATTAGGCCCAGCTTTGGGTGGAACAAGGCTTTTGCCATATGACAATGAAGAAGATGCTTTGATTGATGTTTTAAGATTAAGTAGAGGAATGACGTATAAAGCAGCATGTGCAGGATTATCTCTTGGAGGAGGAAAAGCTGTCATTATTGCAGATCCAAAACAAAAGACGGAACAAATGTTTCGTTCTTTTGGGCGCTATGTTCAATCATTAGGTGGTCGTTACATTACAGCTGAAGATATGAATACTAATGTCACCAATATGGATCATATCAGGCTTGAAACTAAATATGTTACAGGAGTTTCCGCTGGTTTAGGAGGTAGTGGAGATCCAAGTTTTATGACAGCTAAAGGTACATTTTTTGGTATTCAAGCAGCAATGAAACATCGATTTGGCAAAGTAGATTTCAATGGAATAAAAATTTGTATTCAAGGCGTTGGTGCAGTAGGAAAACATCTTTGCAAATTTTTACATGAAAAAGGTGCTAAATTATTTGTTTCAGATATAGATGATAAAAAGCTTGTAGAAATGCATAATCTTTATAATGCAACAATAATAAGTGAAAGGGAATTATTTAACTTAGAAGCAGATATTTATGCACCTTGTGCTCGTGGAGCAACATTGAATTCAAATACAATACCAAGTTTAAAAGTTAAAATTATTGCTGGTTGTGCTAATAATCAATTAGAAGATGAAGATAAACATTCAAAAATGTTAAAAGATTTAAAAATTCTCTATACACCAGATTATGTTATTAATGCAGGTGGCTTGATCAATGTTGCAAATGAAATTACTGGATATAATTTAGAGAAAGTTGAATCTGAAGTTGCCAGAATTGCGTTGACATTAGAATCTATTTTTACTGATGCTGACAAACATGGCATTTCTACTCATGAAGCAGCTAAGCGATTCGCAGAAAAAAGAATAAAAAGTGTTTCAAATTTGAAGGTCATGTCTCAATTTGATAACTCAGCAATAGGAAATTTAAAAAAATAA
- a CDS encoding EVE domain-containing protein has protein sequence MALKNVNDYLPTRFWLMKTEPNVFSFADLLQKKEQKEFWDGVRNYQARNFMQKEMQIGDRVLFYHSNAEPTGIAGIAEIVETARPDLSALDPKSKYFDPKATVENPRWFAVTVGNPQKFSQFVSLTQLKEYKELQSMLLLRKGQRLSILPVSEDEFHFIVKLGSQKI, from the coding sequence ATGGCTTTAAAAAATGTCAATGATTATCTTCCTACTAGATTTTGGTTAATGAAGACTGAACCTAATGTTTTTTCTTTTGCAGATTTACTCCAAAAAAAAGAGCAAAAAGAATTTTGGGATGGGGTAAGAAATTATCAAGCAAGAAATTTTATGCAAAAAGAAATGCAGATAGGAGATAGAGTTTTATTTTATCACTCAAATGCTGAACCTACAGGTATAGCGGGAATAGCTGAAATAGTTGAAACTGCTCGTCCAGATCTTTCTGCCCTCGATCCTAAGTCAAAATATTTTGATCCTAAAGCAACGGTAGAAAATCCTAGATGGTTTGCTGTGACAGTGGGTAACCCTCAAAAATTTTCGCAGTTTGTTTCTTTAACGCAATTAAAAGAATATAAAGAATTACAGAGTATGCTGTTGTTGCGAAAAGGTCAGAGACTATCAATATTACCAGTATCTGAAGATGAATTTCATTTTATTGTAAAATTGGGCAGTCAAAAAATATAA
- a CDS encoding thiolase family protein — translation MKNVYVVAAKRTPIGRFQGVFKQTPAPKLGAIAVKAAIDASGLSNTHVEEIIMGQVLTAGVGQSPARQAALYAGLPDSVQALTVGKVCGSGLKAVALGAQSIMTQDSNIVVVGGQESMSCAPYILPQARDGMRMGHKEIIDSMIHDGLWDPYNNLHMGNCAEFCAKEYQFSRESQDQFAKESYLRARKAMEEGYFKNELTAVTVTTGKTTQTIDSDEEPLAADLNKVEQLKPAFEKDGTITAANASKINDGAAALVLVSEDALKKYNLKPLAKIISWAGHAQEPKWFTTAPVTAMQRALQKANLTANEIDLYEINEAFALVTMAAMKKLELPHNKVNIHGGACALGHPIGASGARILTTLIHSLQQYKKRYGLATLCIGGGEGFAMIIERV, via the coding sequence ATGAAGAATGTTTATGTTGTAGCTGCTAAACGAACTCCAATTGGCCGTTTTCAAGGAGTCTTTAAACAAACACCAGCTCCAAAATTAGGAGCAATAGCTGTTAAAGCAGCTATAGATGCAAGCGGTTTAAGTAATACACATGTAGAAGAAATAATAATGGGGCAAGTATTAACTGCAGGAGTGGGACAGTCACCTGCTCGTCAGGCCGCTCTTTATGCTGGACTGCCTGATTCTGTGCAAGCCTTAACAGTAGGGAAAGTATGTGGCAGTGGATTAAAAGCAGTAGCTTTAGGAGCTCAATCCATTATGACGCAAGATTCAAATATTGTTGTTGTAGGAGGTCAAGAAAGTATGTCATGTGCTCCATACATCCTACCTCAAGCACGGGACGGGATGCGCATGGGGCATAAAGAAATCATAGACTCAATGATTCATGACGGTCTTTGGGATCCTTACAATAATTTGCACATGGGAAACTGTGCTGAATTTTGTGCAAAAGAATATCAGTTTAGTAGAGAATCGCAGGATCAGTTTGCCAAAGAAAGTTATTTAAGAGCTAGAAAAGCAATGGAAGAGGGTTATTTTAAAAATGAATTAACTGCTGTTACTGTTACAACAGGGAAAACAACTCAGACAATTGATTCAGATGAAGAACCGCTGGCTGCTGATTTAAATAAAGTAGAACAGTTGAAACCCGCTTTTGAAAAAGATGGTACTATTACTGCTGCAAATGCTTCAAAAATAAATGATGGAGCAGCAGCATTGGTTTTGGTTTCAGAAGATGCTTTAAAAAAATACAATTTAAAACCATTGGCTAAAATTATTAGTTGGGCTGGACACGCTCAAGAGCCAAAATGGTTTACGACTGCACCTGTAACAGCAATGCAGCGTGCTTTGCAAAAAGCAAATCTAACAGCTAATGAGATTGATCTTTATGAAATAAATGAAGCATTTGCTTTAGTAACAATGGCAGCTATGAAAAAATTAGAATTACCTCACAATAAGGTTAATATTCATGGAGGGGCTTGTGCTCTAGGGCATCCAATAGGTGCAAGTGGGGCAAGAATTTTAACTACCTTAATTCATTCACTCCAGCAGTACAAAAAAAGATATGGATTAGCTACTCTTTGTATAGGTGGTGGAGAAGGATTTGCAATGATTATAGAACGTGTTTAA
- a CDS encoding outer membrane beta-barrel protein, protein MKRNALISLAGSLVVANFAFAQENSKIGLDVLAGAGYTHYNGVKVSDFKDDLNYNGFNVNASALYSVYKTEIGSPVVGLGINYNQIYSNTIEDSDDFSSTSYKQNFKTLALMGNLGYKFTLAPKFAIFALANLGYGVYNDVDPTFTQKSKLTGAVLSDKAYDVTVKDHFIYGVSLVGTYEVVENFSLGLGATYNRHQAKFEYKNKAESSSDNSSFNEFSTNLIASYSF, encoded by the coding sequence ATGAAACGTAATGCGTTAATTTCTTTAGCAGGTTCTTTAGTAGTTGCTAATTTTGCATTTGCTCAAGAAAATTCTAAAATTGGTCTCGATGTTTTAGCAGGTGCGGGTTATACTCATTACAATGGCGTAAAAGTTAGTGATTTTAAAGACGATTTAAACTATAATGGTTTCAATGTTAATGCTTCTGCACTATATTCAGTTTATAAAACAGAAATTGGTTCCCCAGTTGTTGGTCTTGGAATCAACTACAATCAAATTTATTCTAACACAATAGAAGATTCTGATGATTTTAGTTCTACGTCTTATAAGCAGAACTTTAAAACATTAGCATTGATGGGTAATTTAGGCTACAAATTTACTCTAGCACCAAAATTTGCAATTTTTGCTTTAGCGAATTTAGGATATGGAGTTTATAACGACGTTGATCCAACTTTTACTCAAAAAAGTAAGCTAACAGGAGCAGTTTTAAGTGATAAAGCCTATGATGTAACAGTTAAAGATCATTTTATTTACGGAGTTTCTTTAGTTGGTACTTATGAAGTAGTTGAAAACTTTAGCCTTGGTTTAGGTGCAACTTATAATAGACACCAAGCTAAATTTGAATATAAGAATAAAGCTGAATCTAGTTCTGATAATAGCAGCTTCAACGAGTTCTCAACGAACTTGATAGCTTCTTACAGCTTCTAA